One region of Lathamus discolor isolate bLatDis1 chromosome 2, bLatDis1.hap1, whole genome shotgun sequence genomic DNA includes:
- the ACBD7 gene encoding acyl-CoA-binding domain-containing protein 7 → MVRSAAAAARSGRGRRRGCAGREEVERVQRAGGERSRRAPSAGGQWAVPGRQTAHWPLRAGGRSLLSAFPRFECYHKLLYRSCPCSVSKPPCPAPVCLCRGWQAEVTGTQPSALLGACPHHRAHATGLKRQKHYFPTGEGGRPFPGHPRSTMTLEADFNAAAEDVKKLKTRPTDEELKELYGLYKQATVGDTNIECPGMLDLKARAKWEAWNLKKGLSKEDAMKAYISKVKEMVEKYGI, encoded by the exons ATGGTGCGCTccgccgctgctgccgcccGCTCTGGGCGCGGGCGGAGAAGGGGGTgcgcagggagggaggaagtggAGCGGGTACAAAGGGCGGGCGGAGAGCGGAGCCGCCGAGCCCCGTCAGCAGGCGGGCAGTGGGCAGTACCGGGTAGACAAACAGCGCATTGGCCTCTGAGGGCCGGTGGCAGAAGCCTGCTCTCGGCATTTCCTCGTTTTGAGTGCTACCATAAACTGCTTTATAGGAG TTGTCCCTGCAGTGTGAGCAAGCCCCCGTGTCCTGCCCCAGTGTGTCTGTGCCGTGGCTGGCAAGCTGAGGTCACTGGTACCCAGCCCAGCGCTCTCCTTGGAGCTTGTCCCCACCACCGTGCTCACGCCACAGGACTCAAGAGGCAGAAGCACTACTTCCCCACTGGAGAAGGAGGGAGGCCATTCCCTGGGCATCCTCGCAGCACCATGACTCTCGAG GCTGACTTTAACGCTGCTGCAGaagatgtaaaaaaattaaaaacaaggcCAACTGATGAAGAACTGAAGGAACTATATGGATTATACAAACAGGCTACTGTTGGAGATACTAATATTG AATGTCCAGGAATGCTAGATTTGAAAGCCAGAGCCAAGTGGGAGGCATGGAACCTGAAAAAAG GTTTATCAAAGGAGGATGCCATGAAAGCTTATATTTCTAAAGTAAAAGAAATGGTAGAAAAATATGGGATCTAG
- the RPP38 gene encoding ribonuclease P protein subunit p38 — translation MSVIQQGTATLRKAKKAAVKTCLDNPFVLEWKTIDGEDMHFVLQTLEERIKHTGLKKIETPRVKKRSLTKKQMERKCNPSTGELPKEGNAEGHQQKTGWTDTSIRRQLAIGVNEVTKALEKDELLLLLVCKSAKPAMITSHLIQLSASRATPAGQVPRLSETVAPLLGLTSVLALGFKKQSDKFTEAIAAIIPKIPAVEVPWFQYKTEESVDFAHEGSSENEEPEQLAEVLGDEFMSLKRKRTESNLSNVILQPMKIKKLVPNPNKLKKPPRKKKKAFSA, via the coding sequence ATGTCTGTAATTCAGCAAGGGACAGCAACACTTCGCAAAGCAAAGAAAGCCGCTGTAAAAACATGTCTAGATAACCCCTTTGTTTTAGAGTGGAAAACCATCGATGGAGAAGATATGCATTTTGTACTACAGACCTTAGAAGAAAGGATTAAACATACTGGGCTTAAAAAGATTGAGACTCCAAGAGTGAAAAAACGTTCCCTTACgaaaaaacaaatggaaagaaagtgtAATCCTAGCACCGGCGAACTCCCTAAGGAAGGGAACGCAGAAGGCCATCAACAAAAAACGGGGTGGACAGACACAAGTATCAGACGACAGCTTGCTATTGGAGTTAATGAAGTTACAAAAGCATTGGAAAAAGATGaactccttctcctgctggtGTGCAAGTCTGCAAAGCCTGCTATGATCACATCGCACCTCATTCAGCTGAGCGCAAGTCGAGCCACGCCAGCAGGGCAGGTTCCCCGCCTCAGCGAAACTGTTGCACCGCTTCTTGGCTTAACATCTGTTTTAGCACTAGGCTTTAAGAAGCAGTCTGATAAATTTACAGAAGCAATAGCAGCAATAATTCCCAAGATACCAGCTGTGGAAGTGCCGTGGTTTCAGTACAAAACTGAAGAATCTGTGGATTTTGCTCATGAAGGTTCTTCAGAAAATGAGGAACCTGAGCAGcttgcagaggtgctgggggaTGAGTTCATGAGCCTGAAGCGGAAGCGTACGGAAAGCAATCTTTCAAATGTAATTTTGCAGCCTATGAAAATCAAGAAACTTGTCCCGAATCCAAATAAGCTGAAAAAACCACCTCGCaagaagaagaaagctttttcagcgtaa